In one Verrucomicrobiota bacterium JB022 genomic region, the following are encoded:
- a CDS encoding acetyl-CoA carboxylase carboxyltransferase subunit alpha, translating to MEQPEFILEFEKPLRDLKRRLDELKTAGQEHHFDVSKEVVAIEQRIEQTKRDIYQNLTPWQRVQLARHPKRPFALDYIHRIFRDFQELHGDRAFGDDQALIGGTAWFGEQPVMIIAQQKGRDVKENIKRNFGMPHPEGYRKALRLMQMAEKFKLPVICFIDTKAAYAGVGSEERHVSEAIARNLREMAHLKTPLLGLIIGEGGSGGALGIAVVDRLLVQQHAYYSVIPPEGCAAILWRSREFAETAANALRLGARELMEQKIADLVIEEPLGGAHRDIDFATQQVRQAITQHLGELMALDTETLLEQRYQKYRQMGEFEERAVQQIAAQA from the coding sequence ATGGAGCAGCCTGAATTCATTCTGGAGTTTGAGAAGCCGTTGCGCGATTTGAAGCGTCGGCTCGATGAACTGAAAACCGCGGGACAGGAACACCACTTCGATGTTTCCAAGGAAGTCGTCGCGATCGAGCAACGCATTGAGCAAACGAAGCGGGATATCTACCAGAATCTCACGCCCTGGCAGCGTGTGCAGCTGGCCCGCCACCCGAAGCGCCCCTTCGCGCTCGACTATATCCACCGTATCTTCCGCGATTTTCAGGAGTTGCATGGCGACCGTGCCTTTGGCGACGACCAGGCCCTGATCGGCGGCACTGCGTGGTTTGGCGAGCAGCCGGTGATGATCATCGCGCAGCAAAAGGGCCGCGACGTGAAGGAAAACATCAAGCGTAACTTCGGCATGCCCCACCCCGAGGGCTACCGCAAGGCGTTGCGCCTGATGCAGATGGCCGAAAAGTTCAAGTTGCCTGTCATTTGCTTTATCGACACCAAGGCCGCCTACGCAGGCGTCGGCTCCGAAGAGCGCCACGTGTCCGAAGCCATTGCCCGCAACCTGCGCGAGATGGCCCACCTCAAGACGCCGCTGCTCGGCCTGATCATCGGCGAAGGCGGCTCCGGCGGCGCGCTCGGCATCGCGGTGGTAGACCGCCTGCTGGTGCAGCAACATGCCTACTACTCCGTGATCCCGCCCGAAGGTTGCGCCGCGATCCTTTGGCGCAGCCGCGAATTTGCGGAGACGGCCGCCAATGCCCTGCGCCTCGGCGCCCGCGAGCTGATGGAGCAAAAGATCGCCGACCTGGTGATTGAAGAGCCTCTCGGCGGCGCCCACCGCGATATCGACTTTGCCACCCAGCAGGTCCGCCAGGCCATCACCCAGCATTTGGGTGAGCTGATGGCCCTCGACACCGAGACCTTGCTCGAGCAGCGCTACCAGAAGTATCGCCAGATGGGCGAATTCGAAGAGCGCGCGGTCCAGCAAATCGCCGCCCAGGCCTAG
- a CDS encoding tetratricopeptide repeat protein, with amino-acid sequence MADVRALVDEATFEFTMGDHAKALQLIEQALAQDPACFDAWLAKAEVHFDQRQLDDALAAAQEALKLDPDQAHIHTTLSRIYMERGDKQQAEHHGAQARIKGWKAELSGQRDDDE; translated from the coding sequence ATGGCAGACGTGCGCGCACTGGTCGACGAAGCAACCTTCGAATTCACGATGGGGGACCACGCCAAGGCCCTCCAGCTCATCGAGCAGGCCCTGGCGCAAGACCCCGCGTGCTTCGATGCCTGGCTGGCCAAGGCCGAGGTCCACTTCGACCAGCGCCAGCTCGACGACGCTCTCGCCGCCGCCCAGGAAGCCCTGAAGCTCGACCCCGACCAGGCGCACATCCACACCACCCTCTCCCGCATTTATATGGAGCGCGGCGACAAGCAGCAGGCCGAGCACCACGGCGCGCAAGCCCGCATCAAAGGCTGGAAAGCCGAACTCAGCGGTCAGCGCGACGACGATGAGTAG
- a CDS encoding sigma 54-interacting transcriptional regulator, which produces MDLVLAIADHHDPYMPGLLAHQEQAGPLLSFLSDQRPDHCIVYLLPPHAGQDETLRAALNQAHPELSCEIRPLALRNPTDREELLQEMRQEAHRLLRAFPFDTVRIACNEESNSIMSVWRTLVEEGSLPAEVFRVGVSQRLPLSGPRIEQLRLDTIPRASMLRESSPPQLEYVMEELGCIGNHPAYLQALDAALSLAAHDGVLLLRGEVGTGREALARLIHRMGDRRDFDFVWVNCNHLPSHYLDSVLFGHIKGAFVGARQDDDGKMGLAHNGTLYLYNLENLPTHIQEALVHYLRDGVVRPQGSSDDQPRNVRLILGTELQPARSLRSKLLIQELHDLVADREIILPALRERRTDIPKLALHFLARINRSLRHPKRLTVEALEFLENQVWSRNLQDLHAAIERAALYARDEVLHPRDLSTEGGAPNVNEANGLMLPDFTEEFSLETYMSELRSRIVRKALDESRGNQSEAARLLKITPQAVHQFIKRWK; this is translated from the coding sequence ATGGACCTCGTACTCGCGATCGCAGATCACCATGACCCCTATATGCCCGGGCTCCTGGCTCATCAGGAGCAGGCGGGTCCATTGCTGTCGTTTCTCTCCGACCAACGGCCCGACCACTGTATCGTCTACCTGCTGCCCCCCCATGCCGGGCAGGACGAGACGCTGCGTGCGGCACTGAATCAGGCCCACCCTGAGCTTAGTTGCGAAATCCGCCCGCTGGCGCTGCGCAACCCGACCGACCGCGAAGAGCTGCTGCAGGAGATGCGCCAGGAGGCGCACCGGCTACTCCGCGCCTTCCCTTTCGACACCGTCCGCATCGCCTGCAACGAAGAGAGCAACTCCATCATGTCTGTCTGGCGGACGCTGGTGGAAGAAGGCTCCCTGCCCGCCGAAGTCTTCCGCGTAGGCGTCTCGCAGCGCCTGCCCCTCAGCGGCCCGCGCATCGAACAACTCCGGCTCGACACGATCCCGCGCGCCTCCATGTTGCGCGAGTCTTCGCCGCCGCAGCTGGAGTATGTGATGGAAGAGCTGGGCTGCATCGGCAATCACCCAGCCTACCTCCAGGCCCTCGATGCTGCCCTGAGCCTCGCTGCGCACGACGGCGTGCTGCTGCTGCGCGGCGAAGTGGGCACCGGACGCGAAGCCCTCGCCCGCCTCATCCACCGCATGGGCGACCGTCGCGACTTCGACTTTGTGTGGGTCAACTGCAACCACCTGCCCTCACACTACCTCGACAGCGTGCTCTTCGGGCACATTAAAGGTGCCTTCGTCGGCGCCCGGCAGGATGACGACGGCAAAATGGGCCTCGCCCACAACGGCACGCTCTACCTTTACAACCTCGAAAACCTGCCCACCCACATCCAGGAAGCGCTCGTCCACTACCTGCGCGATGGTGTGGTGCGCCCCCAAGGATCCAGCGACGACCAGCCGCGCAACGTGCGCCTCATCCTCGGCACCGAGCTGCAACCCGCCCGCAGCCTGCGCAGCAAGCTGCTGATCCAGGAGCTGCACGACCTCGTGGCCGACCGGGAAATCATCCTCCCGGCCCTGCGCGAACGCCGCACCGACATCCCCAAGCTGGCCCTGCACTTCCTCGCCCGCATCAACCGCTCGCTGCGCCACCCCAAGCGCCTGACCGTCGAGGCCCTCGAATTCCTCGAAAACCAGGTGTGGAGCCGTAACCTGCAAGACCTCCACGCCGCAATCGAGCGCGCCGCCCTCTACGCCCGCGACGAAGTGCTTCACCCGCGCGACCTTTCGACCGAAGGTGGGGCCCCCAACGTCAACGAAGCCAACGGGCTCATGTTGCCAGACTTTACGGAAGAGTTCTCGCTCGAAACCTACATGAGCGAGCTGCGCAGCCGCATCGTCCGCAAAGCGCTCGACGAGTCGCGGGGCAACCAGAGCGAAGCCGCCCGCCTGCTCAAGATCACGCCCCAGGCCGTCCACCAATTCATCAAGCGCTGGAAGTAG
- a CDS encoding SET domain-containing protein-lysine N-methyltransferase codes for MQSTGGAKTATAPETVVAVNELLELRRSAIHGQGIFARVDIAQGARLVEYVGEKIDKEESNRRGLAQFDKAQQTGEAAVYIFDLDDEWDLDGDVPDNYAKFINHSCEPNAEAVNEDNRLWIFALADIPAGGEIVFDYGYDIEHYLDHPCRCGTPSCVGYIVSRVQWPKLRRILTRTRAAQKRAAAEKAAQKTAKKTKKTSRKGTRKSS; via the coding sequence ATGCAGAGTACCGGAGGAGCAAAAACAGCGACGGCCCCCGAGACGGTAGTGGCCGTAAACGAGCTGCTGGAGCTGCGCCGATCGGCCATTCACGGGCAGGGGATCTTTGCCCGGGTGGACATCGCCCAGGGCGCCCGCCTCGTCGAATACGTCGGGGAGAAGATCGACAAGGAAGAGAGCAACCGGCGCGGCCTTGCGCAGTTTGACAAAGCGCAGCAGACCGGCGAGGCCGCTGTTTATATCTTTGACCTCGACGACGAGTGGGACCTCGACGGCGATGTGCCCGATAACTACGCCAAGTTTATCAACCACTCTTGCGAGCCCAACGCCGAGGCCGTCAACGAAGACAACCGCCTCTGGATCTTTGCGCTGGCCGACATCCCCGCTGGCGGCGAAATCGTTTTTGACTACGGCTACGACATCGAGCATTACCTCGACCACCCCTGCCGCTGCGGCACCCCGAGCTGCGTCGGCTACATCGTGAGCCGCGTGCAGTGGCCCAAGCTCCGCCGCATCCTCACCCGCACCCGTGCCGCCCAGAAGCGTGCCGCTGCGGAGAAGGCAGCCCAGAAAACCGCCAAGAAGACGAAAAAGACCAGCCGCAAGGGCACCCGCAAATCCTCATGA
- a CDS encoding exodeoxyribonuclease III, which yields MKIISWNVNGLRSVLGKGLADFIHQEQPDILCLQEIKARADNIADLAWCEGYTLHWNPAQKPGYSGTLTLSRQPVEGVQMGVGEPEGDAEGRVVTTDHGRFYLVNVYTPNSKNELLRLDYRTQVWDPAFRRHLQKLAEEKPVLFCGDLNVAHQEIDLARPQANRRNAGFTDEERAEFTQHLDAGFVDSFRLLHPDRRDAYSWWSFRAGARKRNIGWRIDYVCISNGTRDWVQEAFIRDQTLGSDHAPVGVVLGA from the coding sequence ATGAAAATCATTTCCTGGAATGTGAACGGCCTGCGCTCCGTGCTCGGCAAGGGTCTGGCCGACTTTATCCACCAAGAGCAGCCCGACATCCTTTGCCTGCAGGAGATCAAGGCCCGGGCGGACAACATCGCCGACCTCGCCTGGTGCGAAGGCTACACGCTGCACTGGAATCCGGCGCAAAAGCCCGGCTACTCCGGCACCCTTACCCTCAGCCGCCAGCCGGTCGAGGGCGTGCAAATGGGGGTCGGCGAGCCGGAGGGCGATGCCGAGGGCCGCGTCGTCACCACCGATCACGGTCGCTTCTACCTCGTCAACGTCTACACGCCCAACTCCAAGAACGAGCTGCTGCGCCTCGACTACCGCACCCAGGTGTGGGATCCGGCCTTCCGCCGCCACCTGCAAAAGCTGGCTGAGGAAAAGCCCGTGCTCTTTTGCGGCGACCTCAACGTAGCGCACCAGGAGATCGACCTCGCCCGCCCACAGGCCAATCGCCGCAACGCCGGCTTTACCGACGAGGAGCGCGCAGAATTCACCCAGCACCTCGACGCGGGCTTTGTCGACAGCTTCCGTCTGCTCCACCCCGACCGTCGCGACGCCTATAGCTGGTGGAGTTTCCGGGCCGGCGCGCGCAAGCGCAACATCGGGTGGCGCATCGACTACGTCTGCATCAGCAACGGCACGCGCGACTGGGTGCAGGAGGCCTTTATCCGCGACCAGACCCTCGGCAGCGACCACGCACCGGTGGGGGTTGTGCTGGGCGCGTGA
- a CDS encoding PIG-L family deacetylase: MAIELREFVEQMGQLYQGALALSADRDDAPELTPPDLPELKADAPVALLFSPHPDDECLTGGWALRLRREAGWRVINVAVTLGSREDRRDARLVELKDACTHLGFDLFLAAGKGLENIQLQTRRDHPDYWTYAVNGIAHVLRELQPDLVFLPHTADNHPTHIGTHALVRHALIRSREAVRCFVAETEFWSPQENPNVMVELPTEIVVQLAEALSLHHGEVSRNPYHLRLPAWLMDNVRRGGEILAGPGGTPPDMTFGILYHLRHWDGKAYHSPSEPVFISQGASPESCLAQIAG; encoded by the coding sequence GTGGCTATAGAATTGCGCGAGTTTGTTGAGCAAATGGGGCAACTGTATCAAGGCGCGCTGGCGCTCTCGGCCGACCGGGACGACGCGCCGGAGCTGACACCGCCGGACTTGCCTGAGCTGAAGGCCGATGCCCCCGTGGCCCTCCTGTTCTCGCCGCACCCCGACGACGAGTGCCTGACGGGTGGCTGGGCCCTGCGCCTGCGCCGCGAAGCCGGATGGCGCGTGATCAACGTTGCCGTGACCCTCGGCAGTCGCGAAGACCGCCGCGATGCGCGTCTGGTCGAGCTGAAGGATGCTTGCACGCACCTCGGGTTCGACTTGTTTCTCGCCGCCGGCAAAGGGCTTGAAAACATCCAGTTGCAGACCCGACGGGATCACCCCGACTACTGGACCTACGCGGTCAACGGCATTGCGCACGTCTTGCGTGAGCTGCAGCCCGACCTCGTTTTCCTGCCCCACACGGCCGACAACCACCCGACGCACATCGGGACGCACGCGCTTGTACGCCACGCGTTGATCCGCTCGCGCGAGGCCGTGCGCTGCTTTGTGGCGGAAACCGAGTTCTGGTCTCCCCAGGAAAATCCCAACGTGATGGTTGAGCTGCCGACCGAAATTGTGGTGCAGCTGGCCGAAGCCCTCTCGTTGCACCACGGAGAAGTGTCGCGCAACCCCTATCACCTGCGCCTCCCCGCCTGGCTGATGGACAACGTACGCCGTGGCGGCGAAATCCTGGCCGGCCCCGGCGGCACCCCGCCTGACATGACCTTTGGCATCCTCTACCACCTGCGCCATTGGGACGGCAAAGCCTACCATTCGCCCAGCGAGCCGGTTTTCATCAGCCAAGGAGCCTCCCCGGAGAGCTGCCTGGCACAGATCGCCGGATAG
- a CDS encoding M48 family metallopeptidase: protein METLLLIFVVLLVARTSVQLWLDNLNRQEVRRHESGIPEAFAGVMDAETYQKAVRYTLDKSRLGSWETIYDAAVLAIVVLSGLLPWLWDSLTGAFGLGIWGQSGALLVIMMLLSLPGLPWEYYNQFKLEERYGFNQSNVALWLTDKVKGIALSLIIGVPLLALILWLVELSPLWWLWAFIALFAFQLLMLVLAPMVIMPLFNKFTDLPEGELRDRLMALADRTGFAAKTIQIMDGSKRSRHSNAFFTGFGSFRRIVLFDTLVEQLQQDELEAVLAHEIGHYRCGHIPKRLVLAAVSLFGMFALLGWLIGEAWFVEAFGFTYAEGVLGPTLLMVSLLSGLVMFWFNPLSNQMSRKHEYEADAFARRAMDNRPEPLIGALRGLTSKNLGNLTPHPLYSAFYYSHPTLLEREKALRESQA from the coding sequence ATGGAAACCCTGCTCCTGATCTTTGTGGTGCTGCTGGTCGCGCGTACCAGCGTGCAACTGTGGCTCGACAACCTCAACCGCCAGGAAGTGCGGCGCCACGAGAGCGGGATCCCCGAAGCCTTCGCCGGTGTGATGGATGCCGAGACCTACCAGAAGGCGGTCCGCTACACGCTCGACAAGAGCCGCCTGGGCTCGTGGGAGACGATCTACGATGCGGCGGTGCTGGCCATCGTGGTGCTTAGCGGCCTGCTGCCGTGGCTCTGGGACAGCCTTACGGGCGCGTTCGGGCTCGGCATCTGGGGGCAAAGCGGGGCCCTGCTCGTCATCATGATGCTGCTTTCGCTGCCGGGCCTGCCGTGGGAGTATTACAATCAGTTCAAGCTGGAGGAGCGTTACGGCTTCAACCAGAGCAATGTCGCCCTGTGGCTGACGGACAAGGTAAAGGGCATCGCGCTGAGCCTGATCATCGGCGTGCCGCTGCTGGCGCTGATCCTGTGGCTGGTGGAGCTGTCTCCCCTCTGGTGGCTGTGGGCCTTCATCGCGCTCTTTGCCTTCCAGCTGCTCATGCTGGTGCTCGCGCCGATGGTCATCATGCCGCTCTTCAACAAGTTTACCGACCTGCCCGAGGGCGAGCTGCGCGACCGCCTGATGGCGTTGGCCGACCGCACGGGCTTTGCCGCCAAGACGATCCAGATCATGGACGGCAGCAAGCGCAGTCGCCACTCCAACGCCTTTTTCACTGGGTTTGGCTCTTTCCGCCGCATCGTGCTCTTCGACACCCTGGTCGAACAGCTGCAGCAAGACGAGCTGGAGGCGGTGCTGGCCCACGAGATCGGCCACTATCGTTGCGGCCATATCCCCAAGCGCCTCGTGCTCGCCGCCGTGAGCCTGTTTGGCATGTTTGCCCTGCTCGGCTGGCTGATCGGGGAGGCGTGGTTTGTCGAGGCGTTTGGCTTTACCTATGCCGAGGGTGTACTCGGGCCCACGCTGCTGATGGTCAGCCTGCTCAGCGGCCTCGTCATGTTCTGGTTCAACCCGCTTTCCAACCAGATGTCGCGCAAGCACGAGTACGAGGCCGACGCCTTTGCCCGCCGCGCAATGGACAACCGCCCGGAGCCACTGATCGGCGCCCTGCGTGGCCTGACGAGCAAAAACCTCGGCAACCTGACGCCGCACCCGCTCTACAGCGCCTTCTATTACTCGCACCCCACGCTACTGGAGCGCGAGAAGGCGTTGCGCGAATCTCAGGCGTAA
- a CDS encoding endonuclease/exonuclease/phosphatase family protein: MLRIVALLLGLGSVATPVQAERVRVASYNVRNYLVTDRQVDGEWRFAYPKPAVEVAALQRVILEVRPDVLALQEIGPAYLRELQRDLAAQGLDYPYTFQLVADDEDRCLAVLARVPVVEARLHRDLRFRYFEGEIPVKRGLLEVEFLVRGVSWHLFTFHLKSRLTEDARDPDSVLRRGGEAEAVATLLRERWPEGQGRFILLGDANDDYRSPALEHLRGPALAPLAQPIPARDSRGEVWTYFSNWADRYERIDYALLSARLQPHLVTPDARLFDGPDSMLASDHRLLFLDLQFPEPSVALEKETILTDQ; the protein is encoded by the coding sequence ATGCTGCGCATCGTGGCCTTGCTGCTTGGGTTGGGAAGTGTCGCAACGCCCGTTCAGGCTGAGCGCGTGCGCGTGGCCAGCTACAACGTGCGTAATTACCTCGTGACCGACCGGCAGGTCGACGGCGAGTGGCGCTTTGCCTACCCCAAACCCGCAGTGGAAGTGGCGGCGCTCCAGCGGGTGATTCTCGAAGTGCGCCCCGATGTGCTGGCGCTGCAGGAGATCGGGCCCGCCTACCTGCGCGAGTTGCAGCGCGACTTGGCGGCGCAGGGGCTCGACTACCCTTATACATTCCAGCTCGTGGCCGACGACGAAGACCGCTGCCTGGCCGTGCTCGCCCGCGTCCCGGTGGTCGAGGCGCGCCTGCACCGCGACTTGCGCTTCCGCTACTTCGAGGGCGAGATCCCGGTCAAACGCGGCCTGCTGGAGGTCGAGTTCCTCGTGCGTGGCGTCTCGTGGCACCTCTTCACCTTCCACCTCAAGTCGCGCCTGACCGAAGACGCGCGCGACCCGGATTCGGTCCTGCGGCGCGGGGGCGAAGCCGAAGCCGTCGCGACCCTCTTGCGGGAGCGCTGGCCGGAGGGGCAGGGGCGCTTCATCCTGCTCGGCGACGCCAACGACGACTACCGCAGCCCTGCGCTTGAGCACCTGCGCGGCCCGGCGCTGGCGCCTCTCGCCCAGCCGATTCCCGCGCGCGACAGCCGGGGCGAGGTGTGGACGTATTTCTCCAACTGGGCCGATCGGTATGAGCGGATCGACTACGCGCTGCTGTCCGCCCGCCTGCAGCCGCACCTCGTAACGCCCGACGCGAGGCTCTTTGACGGCCCGGATAGCATGCTGGCGAGCGACCACCGGCTGCTGTTCCTCGATCTTCAGTTCCCCGAACCATCGGTGGCACTTGAAAAGGAGACGATTCTTACCGATCAGTAG
- a CDS encoding diacylglycerol kinase gives MGAANRPPVEPTPPPPSAVRRTTTPEPAVDRAVSMLRMSKATQYSLMGLAAAWREEASFRFEVILGIMLFPAAIFLPMGLAFKGLLCASMFMVLAMECINSAVEACVDYISAERHPLAKRAKDLGSAAVFFCLLNCGSLWVIAVVEHWQRWFAIWR, from the coding sequence ATGGGTGCCGCCAACCGTCCGCCAGTCGAGCCTACACCTCCACCGCCGAGCGCCGTGCGCCGCACGACCACGCCCGAACCGGCGGTAGACCGGGCCGTCAGCATGCTGCGGATGTCCAAAGCCACCCAATACTCGCTGATGGGATTGGCCGCGGCCTGGCGCGAAGAAGCTTCATTTCGCTTCGAGGTGATCCTCGGCATCATGCTCTTCCCGGCAGCCATCTTCCTGCCCATGGGCCTCGCATTCAAGGGCCTGCTCTGCGCCAGCATGTTTATGGTGCTGGCGATGGAGTGCATCAACAGTGCGGTCGAGGCCTGCGTGGATTATATTTCGGCCGAGCGGCACCCGCTGGCCAAGCGCGCCAAAGACCTTGGCAGCGCCGCCGTGTTTTTTTGCCTGCTCAACTGTGGCAGCCTGTGGGTTATTGCCGTGGTCGAGCACTGGCAGCGCTGGTTTGCGATCTGGCGCTAG
- a CDS encoding PEP-CTERM sorting domain-containing protein, whose amino-acid sequence MLKVSLLTGAALLALVSNAAAIVVIPESYSYSVAPSGSYPDTGGTELTDGVDITLAWGNGINMSGQTAPLVGWLNTDSSITFSFAEPQVFYSVTAFFADSDNAAGVGMPSTVTISDGADFSQTFNVTNPSGSGSTVATTFSGFYVLSDTLSVSFTRNSQWTMLSEVSFAAIPEPSTYAMGAGVAVLGLAFWRRRK is encoded by the coding sequence ATGCTAAAAGTCTCTCTTCTCACTGGTGCGGCCTTGCTGGCCCTCGTCTCCAACGCGGCGGCTATTGTTGTCATCCCCGAAAGCTATTCCTACTCGGTTGCCCCCTCTGGCAGCTATCCCGATACCGGAGGCACCGAGTTGACGGACGGCGTCGACATCACGCTTGCCTGGGGCAACGGCATCAATATGTCGGGCCAGACCGCACCCCTCGTGGGCTGGCTCAATACGGACTCCTCCATCACCTTCAGCTTTGCCGAACCGCAGGTCTTCTACTCCGTAACGGCCTTCTTTGCCGACAGCGACAATGCGGCCGGGGTCGGCATGCCCAGCACCGTCACCATCTCCGACGGCGCGGACTTTTCACAGACCTTCAACGTCACCAACCCCAGTGGAAGTGGCTCGACCGTAGCCACCACCTTCTCGGGTTTTTACGTCCTGAGCGATACCCTGAGCGTCTCCTTCACCCGAAACTCCCAGTGGACGATGCTCTCCGAGGTCAGTTTTGCTGCGATTCCGGAGCCCTCTACTTACGCCATGGGCGCGGGCGTTGCAGTGCTCGGGCTCGCCTTCTGGCGCCGCCGCAAATAA
- the tilS gene encoding tRNA lysidine(34) synthetase TilS: MPSTPLYDDEPMDALDFDWCQAAEALLREVPVGQWERQALAWLEPRQAEPWVVACSGGADSMALLLLTWAAFPEARSQLMVVNYNHGLRPEAEEETIFVRGIGAALGIKALTNQEVPVWPETPSEAQLRKVRFDFLRAIANSHGATNILQGHQADDVLESFLLRAGRGSSLRALTGPRPLETFAEQPAHVRPLLTVPRERLREALRALDIPWREDQSNRDARYRRNRVREEVIPVWRQALPHEPLAGVLAIREELADAEAVVEAALDAVPVDYDAPELCARAFSSQTALRRWALQRWLHRQDLGETVTRAARAQLLEAWIRPVDLTLSFGPTVLKAGHGKLTRLTPRLPCPPASPFDACLASGAVCFQPDGRVTAVHAQRVTPQLWERFRQRGVEVQREAWIRGLPDTVVQVRNWQPGDAYRPLGAPGRKKLQDWFTDRKIPERERHRLPVFLNAQNDLLWVPGLPPAQVACLQPQDVWALKLTYCPSSADYNLFSHARESEQSTE, encoded by the coding sequence GTGCCCTCTACCCCTCTCTATGACGACGAGCCGATGGACGCGCTGGACTTTGATTGGTGCCAGGCGGCGGAGGCTTTGTTGCGGGAGGTGCCGGTGGGGCAATGGGAGCGGCAGGCGCTGGCTTGGCTCGAACCGCGTCAGGCCGAGCCCTGGGTTGTCGCATGCTCCGGCGGGGCCGATTCTATGGCGCTGCTGTTGCTCACGTGGGCGGCCTTCCCCGAGGCGCGCTCGCAGCTGATGGTCGTCAACTACAACCACGGGCTGCGACCGGAGGCGGAGGAGGAAACGATTTTCGTACGCGGGATCGGTGCGGCGCTCGGCATCAAGGCGCTGACCAACCAGGAGGTGCCGGTGTGGCCGGAGACGCCCTCCGAGGCCCAGTTGCGCAAGGTGCGGTTCGACTTCCTGCGCGCCATCGCCAACAGCCATGGGGCGACCAATATCCTGCAAGGGCACCAGGCCGACGACGTGCTCGAAAGCTTTTTGCTGCGGGCAGGGCGGGGGAGCAGCTTGCGCGCGCTGACCGGGCCGCGCCCGTTGGAGACTTTTGCCGAGCAGCCCGCCCATGTGCGCCCGTTGCTCACCGTGCCGCGCGAGCGCCTGCGCGAAGCCCTGCGCGCGCTCGACATTCCTTGGCGGGAAGACCAGAGCAACCGGGACGCTCGCTATCGCCGCAACCGCGTGCGCGAAGAAGTGATCCCCGTCTGGCGGCAGGCCTTGCCGCACGAGCCTTTGGCCGGGGTGCTGGCAATCCGTGAAGAGCTGGCCGACGCCGAAGCTGTCGTCGAAGCTGCCCTCGACGCGGTGCCGGTCGACTACGATGCGCCGGAGCTGTGCGCGCGCGCCTTTTCGAGCCAGACGGCTCTGCGCCGTTGGGCGCTCCAACGCTGGCTGCACCGTCAGGATCTGGGGGAAACCGTCACCCGTGCTGCCCGGGCTCAACTCCTGGAGGCGTGGATCCGCCCGGTTGACCTGACGCTCAGTTTTGGCCCGACGGTGTTGAAGGCCGGGCACGGCAAGCTGACCCGCCTGACGCCTCGGCTGCCATGCCCTCCCGCTTCGCCCTTTGACGCTTGCCTGGCCAGTGGAGCCGTTTGCTTCCAGCCCGACGGCCGCGTCACCGCCGTCCATGCGCAACGGGTGACGCCTCAACTGTGGGAGCGCTTCCGCCAACGTGGCGTTGAAGTGCAACGCGAAGCCTGGATCCGGGGTTTACCGGATACTGTCGTCCAGGTGCGTAACTGGCAGCCCGGCGACGCCTACCGTCCGCTGGGCGCACCCGGGCGCAAAAAGCTGCAGGACTGGTTTACGGACCGCAAGATCCCGGAGCGCGAGCGCCACCGCCTGCCTGTGTTTCTCAACGCGCAGAACGACCTCCTGTGGGTGCCCGGCCTTCCGCCGGCCCAGGTCGCCTGCCTGCAACCACAAGATGTTTGGGCTCTAAAATTGACTTACTGCCCAAGCTCAGCTGATTATAACCTATTTTCCCATGCCCGAGAATCCGAACAATCAACGGAATAA